GACAGGTACAACGAGCGTCGAAACAGAGAGAGAGAACTAGAGGAAGAACACAAGGCGTGGGACCGTGCTCGATTGGAGAAATTGGCTGAGAGGGAGCGTGAAGTTGAGCTTGCTGCTATCAAGGAGCAGTACTTGGGATCGAAAAAACCTAAGAAGCGGGTGATTAAACCAAGTGAGAAGTTCTGATTCTCCTTTGACTGGGAAAACACTGAGGACACATCTCGCGACAAGAATTCCCTTTACCAGAATCCTCATGAATCCCGTCTCCTCTTTGGCCGTGGACTCCGTGCTGGAATGGACCGCAGGGAGCAGAAAAAACTTGATGCTGTGAATGAGAAAGATCTTCGTGAAGAGATTCGCAAGAAGGAAGGGATTGAGGAGACACGTGAGGAAGCTGCTGCTCAAAAGAAGAAGAGCTTGCTGCTGATTCATATGACACGCTTGATATGAGGGTTGATAGACATTGGTCTGAGAAGAAGCTTGAGGAGATGAACGAGAGGGATTGGAGAATTTTCAGAGAAGATTTCAGCATTTCTTACAAGGGGTCAAGAATTCCGCGTCATATGCGGAGCTGGGCTGAAAGCATGTTGACTCCTGAGTTGTTAAAAGCCGTCGAAAGGGCTGGTTACAAAACCCCATCTCCCATTCAGATGGCTGCCATTCCCCTCGGACTGCAGCAGAGAGATGTCATTGGCATTGCTGAGACTGGTTCGGGTAAAACGTCTGCATTTGTACTTCCTATGCTGACTTACATAAGTAGACTTCCTCCTATGAGTGAGGAGAATGAGGCTGAGGGACCTTATGCTGTTGTTATGGCTCCTACACGAGAGCTTGCACGACAGATTGAGGACGAGACTGTCAAATTTGCTCATTATTTGTGAATTATGGTGTCTCTATTGTTGGCGGGCAATCCGTAGAACAACAGGGGTCTAGGATCAGGCAAGGGTGTGAAGTAGTGATTGCAACACCTGGACGTCTTATTGACTGTTTGGAGAGGCGGTGTGCAGTATTGAATCAGTGTAATTATGTTGTTCTTGATGAGGCTGACCGAATGATTGATATGGGTTTTGAATTACAAGTGGTGGTGTATTGGATGCCATGCCTTCGAGTTACTTGAAACCAGAGAATGAAGATGAAGAACTTGATGAGAAAAGCATTTATAGAACTACTTATATGTTCAGTGCTACTATGCCACCCAGCTGTAAAGCGGCTGGCAAGGAAGTACCTGAGAAATCCAGTTGTTGTCAATATTGGCACAGCAGGAAAAGCGCCGATCTCAGTTCTCAACATCTGGGGTGGAAACTGTGGTACCcagatatttttattattccCTTCCATGCTTATATTTGAGCCTACAAGCTACAATCTCTATGCTAGCTGCCACTTTCATCTcctattttatgattttgtttAAAGCCTGAGAAATCCAGTTGTTGTCAATATTGGCACAGCAAATGATAGtttgaaattaatgaaaaataattatttgaaactgaattcttatgatttgattttgatgaaataaGTTTTAGCAAAAAGTTAAGTTGCTCCACAATTTATTATCTAATTATGTTTgaccttaaatttttttttttaaggctAAGATATTTACGTTAAACTAAATCGAATAATACCAACTAACGAAAACAAAAGAACGTGATTAAATATCAAAATTCGTGTTTTTACATTCATCAAAGATCAAACCCAAGCTAGAGTCATTAACTGAATTGTTCAAAGACATCGATATTTAAAAGTTCGATCTCAAAATCATAATTAGCAAGAGAATAACCTCATTGTGACTTTTTTAGTGAGGGGAAAACCTTTATCTGTTTTTAGTTTGTTGTAATTAAGGGTGTCAAACTTccaataaaatcgaaaaaactgAAAATCCAAATTGAAAAAACTGAACACTGAACCGAGCCGAAAactgaattttataattcggattttaatgttaaaatcgaaatttGTTTGGTTCGATttcagattatatatataaaaaccaaaccaaccgaaaaaaccaaaattttcattaaattaacaattttatttttattatatattttttgagatgatattagtgaatgttgaattattttgaataatatttaattgattGTAGTTTATGTACTttatttagactttatatttagatgttttactaaaaaatcacgtaaaaaaataaaatattatattttacaatatattatcttattaatttaaataattgtatcaaaaccgaaataaccgaaccatttCAGTAGAAAATCGAAACAAACCGAAGAAAAATAATTCGAATATccgattatatatttataaaatcaaatcaaaaatcgaaaaaatcaaaataaaaatcgaaTCCATGGAAGAACACCTCTAAttacaataatatatatacgtTTATAAATCGGGAAATTGGCTTTCAGtcccagccgtcgttttttttttgtgttcatttttagtaccacattttcacatgaaatgtaccacattttcacatgaagtgtaccacaatttgtatgacatagtaccacaattttgtaaGTAGGAaatgaacccaaaaaaatgttttgattgaaaattttcCACCAACTTCCTttttataaatcataatatCTTGCTTATTTAgcaagaaatttaaatttcttggaaaaaggctaaattttaaaataagaacaTACGGAAACTCTGACGTCAAATTAGTCTCCATCCAAATCTAATCAATTTGACATTTTCCGGCCTGCCCTTTGAACATATATGCTCCGATAGTCTCGTGCCAGCTAGCTCTTAGAAGTGCCATTGAAAAATCAACACAAGATTTGTTTATAGCAAATGGATTCCCGACATCAAACGTCGAACGATCGAAATAAGCATAACagataattttcttaaaatcgtAGAGGGAGGAGAGGAGATGTCTCGGGTGTACGACAACTGGGAGAGGCTCGTGGCAGCAGTTTTGAAGAAACAGCAGCTCTGGGAACTTTGCCACCAACACTCGAGGAGTCCGAGCACCTGCTCCGAAGCATCGGAATCAAGCTCTACTTCCTTCAATGGTGTTCCCTTTGGCTTTTCAAGCCTTCAAGTTCAAGGTCCATCTATTTATAAACTGGAAGCGATCAACGGCCATTTACCACTACTTCTTGATCTTCCTTAGATTATTTTTCCATCTGATCGGTTTAGATGTCTCTTGCAGAAGAGCTGAAGATAAAGAAAGCTTCAACAGATGAGGGATTGATTCATACTGGTCCACGCATATTTACTTTTCCTGAATTGACTGCTGCTACTGAGAATTTTAGACCAGATTTCATTTTGAGTGAAGGTGGATTTGGAAGGTTGTATAAAGGTCAACTTAAGGGCACTAAACAGGTTTTGTGTTACTTAAAAGGAAGAAATTGGGATAGAAATGCTTCCTTTTCATTGAGTGCATCTTATTCCTGCTTTGAAATTCTGTTTGGGGAAGACCTGCTTTTATTCTTCTCcatgtgtaatataataaacTTTCAGTAAAATATAAAGTTTCGAACCTTTTTCTCTAATCTCTATCCATATAGGAGAGTTGGAAATTATTATTCTTTCTCATTCTAACATCATGGAACTGTCGcatatgtgttttttttttaaagcaattGAATAGTTCATGTGGTTCTTTGTGTACGTGGTGCTTTTGAGTGTTTTCAGATTGTATCAATCACCTCTTATTCTCCTTTGAATTTTCTCATGCACACTTACACACACATGAAATGCAACTTTTACTAATTAATCATGGAGTTTGATCACTAAAACCAGAACCCTACGAACCTTTTCATGTAGATTGTGGCTGTAAAGCAAATTGATAGGAACGGTGTGCAAGGAAACCGGGAATTTCTTGTCGAAGTGTTGATGCTGAGTTCACTTCACCACCCGAACATGGTGAACCTCATAGGGTATTGTGCTGATGGTGATCATAGACTTTTAGTTCAGGAGTACATGCCATTTGGATCTTTGGATGACCATCTACATGGTATATAGTAATATAGATCGTGACATTTCAGCATCTATCATTATTGTTATTAGATAAAAGGGTTGAAAAAGCGTTCACTACTAACAAACTTGTTAGTGTCATTTGATTCTGAAGTTGCTATTGTATAAGTGGGCTCTGAAATATTTGCTGTCAATGATTGACGACACCATTCACTAGGAAACTCTTTTGCTAATTTTTTTACTAAACATCTCTCGTGCCTCTTATTTTAGCATCCTCGCTCCTTACGATATGCTTGAGATGGCTTCAAACATTGTTTTTCTAGCATATAAAAACACTCTATGTTTGCACATTACAGACCTTCAACCTGAGAAAGCGCCGCTTGACTGGAACACAAGGATGAAAATAGCCACTGGTGTAGCAAAGTGCTTGGTGTATATGCATGATACGGCAAATCCACCTGTTATTCACCGAAATGTGAAGAGCTCAAATATTTTACTTGGTGAAGGGCATCATCCTCTCTCATTTTGGATTGGCCAAATTGGGTCCAGTTGGTGACCAAACATACGTATCTACTGGAGTTATGGGAACATACGGCTATTGTGCACCAGAATATGCAATGACAGGACGACTTACAGTCAAAGCAGATGTTTACAGTTATGGAGTTGTCCTACTGGAGATAATTACTGGCAAAAGGGCTATTGACAATTCAAGAGCCGTTGAAGAGATCGGTTTAGTTGTGTGGGTGCGTGATTCTCGGACCTTTTTTTTCCTTGTGAAACATTTTTGCTGGCATAGTAGCCAGGGGGAAGTTATGACTTAGCTTAAGCATGTTGCCTCATTCAGACTTAACCTATGCTAGATTACagaatatagaagaaattggaCTCTTTGATCTCTTAGCAAGTTGATTTAATCTGATCTTGTCAAATGGGATTACAATCGTATTGTATTTCAAATCTAGAAGATTTTTTCTTGTTGGCTGGTAATATTCTTTCATGTTTTCCCATAAGGAGATGTGGTGACCAGGGCATAGGCTAATTGGGCATTCGCGCATACAAGTTTTACTGTCTTTTGGAAACAATTCCCCGAGCACACGTGTGCTCTATAAAAAAATGGATACaaccagtgttctaaaaagcccgcttaagcctcgcttaagcgcgcttaagcttgaagctcggcaaaaacgccccgcttcgaagaaagcggaaaaaagcggtcaaactgtagtttgatcgaattaaacataattaaggtgtttaattaagcgtgcttaagcacaattaatcgtatctatttatttttaaatttttttatttcgaaggtatgtctttttattttaaaataataaattaggtttataatttacatgtttgttttttaattttaattatgattaagcgtgcctgataatgatttgacaaatatttaacatttttaatgtgttctagttgcaaaaacaaataaagattgtaattttgatatttttatgattttataaatatgaaaattaacgcatcagacttaaatttatcatatttatgtattattttatctatttattggtttgagataattacaattacactaaagataaaaaacgttttttcacgcttaagcctgtgctaatctcgcttaagcttgaaaagcttggagcttgacatccgcgcttcgggacgcttcacgctttttagaaccttggaTACAACTAGTCTTCCTTTTGTAAAAATGCACTGATCTTTTGTACCCTTTGTGGTGAGACTTGTCCACTTCCCTTTTTTGGTTATTGTAGTGGTGGGGGATCCACATCGATTCCCTCGTCTAAGCACAACGCTTTTGGactaataaaaaagaaaaggcACAGCCAGTAAATTGCACTAGCAAGAGTTAGCACCCAATTCAGGGGGTGGCTGGAATGAGAATAGGAGAGTTGTGTCCTTCCTCAGATTAAGCTCGTGACTCATCTATAATGAGAATTCATGATAGATCAAGTCTATAATATAGGTGGAATAATGTTATGCCTAGAGAATATGACTCAGACGTTTTAACTGCTCTTGCTCTTTTGCAGGCTCGTCCTTTATTTCAAGATCGAACAAAATTCACACAGATGGCTGATCCCATGCTGCAAGGTCGGTACCCAGTTAGGAGTCTGTATCAAGCTCTAGCTCTTGCTGCTATGTGCCTTCAGAAGGATCCCGACGTCCGACCTTCCATGGCAGATGTGGCTACAGCCATAAATTATATTGCTTCTCAGAACTGGTCCCCAGAAACGGCCAGTTCAAGAGTCTAGCCAGCAAAACCTCCGTCAGTTCAATAATGCGAAGGGAGCTTTGGTTATATATAGTAAGTCGCGGATTCAAGCCACGAAGCTGCATGCTGCTATGATGTTGTAGATCGAGTTTAGGTATTGAAACAATGAAACCTGGTGCATGAACCTACTACTTGCATCTTCAAATTTCATGCTTTTAAGACCATTTAAATACCATAAtacttgttttaaaaaaataccataATAGTTCTGTCCAAAAAATGGCGTAGAAAGAATGAACAGGAGAGTGTGATTGAACtgttttttcaattaaattttccCAATAAAcggaataaaatatataaaaagtcACGCTATCATTAGTAGGATCTGACCAATAGCAACTTAAGAAAATAAACTAAACAAATTGATtgcaatatattttatattggtATTTCGTAATACGACATAAGCCTCGATTGTTAGTAGGTGCAAATTTTGAGATCATATTATTACGGGAGTTATGCATAAAAATGTTTTcatattgtttaaattttttaaagtttgtgaactaaaattaaaatattttggaagctGAGGTTGCCAAGTAACGTCCCTCATTTCTCCGGCCATGTCCGGGAATACATGCAAAATGAAGCCATGATGCGACGGTCAGAGGTCCAAAATTAGAAAGGATATTTTTCACTGAGGTTAAAATAAGATtatatattttctgaaaattttgaaaacttgtACGTAAAAATTAAACTTTTGGAAGTTGAGGGGCATCCACCCCCATGTTTAGGGAATCTTTGGCTTGTTAAGAGTTGGTATCCACTGCATGATTCCTAGAAAAAGATATACAAAAAAGTAGACAAAATGACGGTCTGGCCGTTTGTAAAACCTTAAATAtaacgtgtgtgtgtgcgcgcgcgc
The DNA window shown above is from Primulina huaijiensis isolate GDHJ02 chromosome 12, ASM1229523v2, whole genome shotgun sequence and carries:
- the LOC140990424 gene encoding LOW QUALITY PROTEIN: DEAD-box ATP-dependent RNA helicase 21-like (The sequence of the model RefSeq protein was modified relative to this genomic sequence to represent the inferred CDS: inserted 1 base in 1 codon; substituted 1 base at 1 genomic stop codon), encoding MRVDRHWSEKKLEEMNERDWRIFREDFSISYKGSRIPRHMRSWAESMLTPELLKAVERAGYKTPSPIQMAAIPLGLQQRDVIGIAETGSGKTSAFVLPMLTYISRLPPMSEENEAEGPYAVVMAPTRELARQIEDETVKFAHYLXIXGVSIVGGQSVEQQGSRIRQGCEVVIATPGRLIDCLERRCAVLNQCNYVVLDEADRMIDMGFELQVVVYWMPCLRVT